In Mercenaria mercenaria strain notata chromosome 13, MADL_Memer_1, whole genome shotgun sequence, a single window of DNA contains:
- the LOC123529165 gene encoding A-kinase anchor protein 17A-like — MGRKHEKSPGDDSGSTVQPSKDEQKVKDRREKTRLKVQAWRKKQRENKAKYDELKKVDRERRQEARLRKRQQALSDPIIQQELRKKKCEEMKKYFCERINAWEARKLVIIKDNSSQERKQTSKQNEQNKESSEKLPKKRKSTGKQNTAEKKSKVQEVPTEREKAIEPQKSKVHEEPAEMVKPTGSQKCNPGDFVAVGIKPKKGPLCVCIAEIMGVFDTDVRLKYMKKSGKVYIWPDKEDCSQEPIDVIMHCV, encoded by the exons ATGGggagaaaacatgaaaaaagccCTGGTGATGACTCAG gaaGTACAGTTCAACCAAGCAAAGATGAGCAGAAAGTGAAAGATAGAAGGGAGAAGACTAGGCTCAAAGTACAAGCATGGAGGAAAAAGCAGAGagaaaacaaagcaaaatatgaTGAGCTGAAAAAAGTCGATAGGGAAAGGAGACAGGAGGCAAGACTACGAAAAAGGCAGCAAGCTCTCTCTGATCCAATCATTCAACAAGAACTTAGAAAGAAAAAGTGTGAGGAAATGAAAAAGTACTTCTGCGAACGTATTAATGCCTGGGAGGCACGGAAGTTAGTAATTATCAAAGACAATTCAAGCCAGGAAAGAAAACAGACGAGCAAGCAAAATGAACAGAACAAAGAATCATCAGAAAAGCTTCCAAAGAAGAGAAAGTCAACAGGAAAGCAAAACACTGCAGAAAAGAAGAGTAAAGTTCAGGAAGTACCAACTGAGAGAGAGAAAGCAATAGAACCCCAGAAGAGTAAAGTTCATGAAGAACCAGCTGAGATGGTAAAACCAACAGGATCCCAAAAATGCAACCCTGGTGACTTTGTAGCTGTTGGGATTAAGCCAAAGAAGGGACCTCTCTGTGTGTGTATAGCAGAAATAATGGGTGTATTTGATACAGATGTCCGACTGAAATACATGAAGAAGTCAGGCAAAGTGTACATCTGGCCTGATAAAGAAGATTGTTCACAGGAACCAATTGATGTAATTATGCATTGTGTTTAA